From the genome of Primulina eburnea isolate SZY01 chromosome 12, ASM2296580v1, whole genome shotgun sequence, one region includes:
- the LOC140806759 gene encoding uncharacterized protein: MIENVKLIQSRMRAAHDRQAKYANIRRRPLIFEKGDRVFLKISPFRGTVRFGKKGKLSPRFIGLYGILERVGNLAYRLALPPALSGVHDVFHVSMLRKYHPDPSYVLPPDEVELDQNLSYIEGPIQILYRKDKQLRNKLIPLIKVQWNRHGVKEATWELEEK; encoded by the coding sequence ATGATAGAGAatgtgaaattgattcagagtcGTATGAGAGCTGCTCATGATAGACAGGCTAAGTATGCGAACATCAGGAGACGGCCGTTGATTTttgagaaaggtgacagagtttttctgaaaatatctCCTTTCCGTGGTACAGTTAGATTTGGAAAGAAGGGTAAATTATCACCGAGATTCATAGGTCTGTATGGTATTTTGGAACGTGTTGGTAATTTGGCTTATAGATTAGCTCTTCCTCCTGCATTATCAGGtgttcatgatgtttttcatgtgtccatgttgaggaaatatcatCCAGATCCTTCTTATGTACTTCCACCCGATGAAGTTGAGTTAGATCAGAATTTGAGCTACATTGAGGGACCGATTCAAATTCTATATAGAAAAGATAAGCAACTCAGAAATAAATTGATACCGTTGATTAAAGTACAGTGG